The Silene latifolia isolate original U9 population chromosome Y, ASM4854445v1, whole genome shotgun sequence sequence TTGTTTCTCATTCAAAGGTATTCTATGTTTCAAATCAGTTTGACCACCACAATGGTTACAAACATCTAAAGAGCATCATCTTGTTTCCTTCTATTATTGTGAATGTACCTCAGCAAGAAAACACGTACGTTTTTTTAAATTGCATAAATTCTCATCTACTGATTAACATATTATCAGACTATCTCTATAACAGATTGCAGTTTTTTCAATCCCACACTGTATTTGTGTGTAGTTTTGATTGCGGACTATATGTTATGAAGTTTTTGGAAGGCGCATTAGTAGATAAGAATTTATGGGAGGACAAGAACTACTTCAAAGTGAGTTTCATGGACTTAATAGCTATTTCTTTATATATTGAAAAAATTGGTTGAGATAATGTTGGCTGCCCTAAATGCAACATGTTGGTTGAAAGTGCTCTTCGAAAAAAGTAATGCCTAACTAACATGTTGATTTTAATTTTCATTTCACTTGTTTCTAACTAAATCTGTACCATTTTATTTTGCAGAATATCATTGGTTATCGTCGTCAAATTATGTTGAAACTATTAAAATGGGAGAAAAATACTCTGAAGGTAAAATACACTACACAGCTTTATTACAATAGTTACACTTATTTAAACTGCTGGATACACATCTTTATGAGACTAGTTACACGTCTCCTTTGTTGTGTATTAAATTTTGTCGATACAACTCATAGTTTTTACCTTCAAGGGTTTGCAGTGGATACACATCTCCTGTGTTATAGATACAGATCTGCTGCTGCGTAGATACACACAGGGGCAGATACACACAGGGGCATGTTATCTGAAAGACCCTTTGTGTGGAGGACGGTGGATTTAGAATTTAAAGCAGATACGCATATCCTGTTTATGGATACATATCTGCTACTGTGTAGATACACATACGGCATGCGTATGTTTCAAGACCCTAGGGGTTATAGTTGCATTTACTTAAACGGCTGGATACATATCTATGTGAGACCAGTTACATGCCTCTTTGCTGTGAATCAAGACTATGTAGTTGTTGAGACTAACAATTTTTTGTTAGGAGTGTCTATTACTCGTGGTTATAGTGCACGCCGAAAGTACACTTCCTAGGGTTAATCTTCATTTGACCTTCAAGGCACTATTGTTTTGCCTGGACAAAAGGAGAGGAGGTGAAAAAATAAGGGGAAAAAATAATCCTCGTGGTCAGTTTATGATAAGGAGTCGTGGAAAGTATGAGTTTGATGGGAAACAACTCTATCAACAGTGTCTGCAACGAACAATTGCAAGACAGACTTCCTTCTCTATGAAATCCTATCTCTTCTCCCCATCAAAACAGCTGGTAGCACCTTCGTCCTGTCTCACCATTGCGATATCTATGTACACTATCACGACATTATCACATCTTACTCTGGTAGATATGAGAAATTCTTGACTACCATAGACCATATAGTCAGCCAGCTCCCGTTGCTGAAGCTTCACACTTTCCTTTTTGGTTTAAGTGGTCCTTTTTTCGATGGTCCAGCCGAACTCTGTCAGTCTCGTTTATAATCATGGCTTCCGCTGTTTTGCTCTAGAAATCCGAAGCAAATCATGATAGAAGAACATTATTCACTCTTTTTCACTGCCTGTTCATTTGAAACTCAGTCTTTAGTGGAGTTGAAATTaaataagggggtgtttggttcgaaGGGAAGGAATGGAATGGAGAGTGGATACACATCTTCTGTTTTCTAGATACGCATCTGCCAGTGAGTAGATACACATATGGCatgtgttaggtttatttttttattttgctGATTTATTAAAGTAACTTAATGTCACCTTTTTCATGTGTTTTTTGCCAGGTCAGTTGCTAGGATCTTTTTAAGGAGATGGATGAACTCAAGTTTTCTGGATTTTATGTGTTTTCTTATGGTGGTATTTTGTAATTCAGTTTGTTCATTGTCTTTTTTGAACATTGTTAAATTCACAATATGTTATTGAAATTCAGAATATGAGATTTTTTTTCGTTCCTCAGTGGGTAACTGCCACTGATGAGTGTAAATTTCTTGAGCAAATGGTTTAGGGTGAAGATTGGAGATTCTCGATTTTCTGTAAGAGTGAATCTTGCTCAATGTTTATATAAGTGCATGTTTCAGAGTGTATGTCCATTTGAATTTAGCTATCTTTTTAGCTAGCCAACATACTTCTTTAATAGCTGTAAAATGCTTTGATTCAGCTCACCATGCTCCAAACTCTTGGATACTATCGAGCAGTGTTAAAAGTTAGTTTTTGTGAGACAGTTGAACATGCAAGTTTAGAGCTCAATGTTTCAACTGTCAAGTAAGCTGAACATGCTACTGACAAGTAGATGTAGATAGTGTGAATGTGTGTGGTTGACATGCTTGGAGAGGGTGATCTACAGTAGTCCAAATATACATTACACTAGGCAAACCATTTTTTATTGAATAAATCGGAGTAATAAAGAACACGATGATTATTAAATTGAATACTTATTAGAATATAATTTCGTGTCACGGTATTACGGACCTAGGGAgtataattaactaaaattaactAAAATTTTGCTAGGATGCTAGGAACTTCTATTATTGTCCAACATGACAATCCTTCGAAGTCTTCAATACTACAAGTTTTCAATTGTAAGCAAAACAACAAGACAATCCTTCTACAATTTAGAGTTAGATATTACATACTTTTTTACTAGTTTTTACATACTACTAAGTCCACAGCAATACTGTTAATGGCTTACACTTTTACTCACTGAAATCAAACTGGAAATAACTTTTGAGTAGTTCAACTGCGGCAATCACTTTTGACTGATTCGACTTGGGCAATTTCTACTATCGTGATGAGTCATTTCACCACATGCACGACAATTCCTAAGAGGCTTTACATTTTCTTGTACTGCTTTTTCCTTGCTTGAAGTGACGCGTCTTCCCGATCCCTTATTCTTGCATTTTTCTGGTGGTAGAACACTAGCTTCAGTAGGAATTTTTGACCCAATAAGCATCTCAATATCAACTTTCTTGTTTTTTTGACTTCCCACGTTTAACTAAAATCATCAATTTCTCATTGAAACTACGAAGAAGTTCAAGCAGCTCATCACCAAGTTCCTCATTATCCTCAACAAACGAAACCGAAGTAAATACTTCCGACCACAATTCACTTACCTTGCTTTGGTGGTTTTCTGTCGACATACAATCAGCTAGGAGTGTTGTCCCAACAACATTAAAAATAGGGTGGCAGGTTGCATTTTTGCTCCATCTGTCTAATAGATACTCCCTTGGTATTTCATCAAACCCTTTATCCTTCAACACCCACAGAACATGCTTGCAAAGTATTCCGATTCTTTCAAACATTTTACACGAGCAAGAAAACTTGTTACCAGTCAAATCAACTGTGTATACCTTGTTTTTATCACGGTCTATTATTGAAATATGGTCATTGTAGTCTTCAATCGTCCTCGGTGAAAGACCACAACTAAAACAAGCAGCTTGGAGTTCTTGTTGGAATTCATAAAACAGAGTTGTTGTGTAGAATTCAGCAGTTTTCTTTTCCAAAAGCAGAGGTGTTGATAATTTTGGAGAAGAGTTTTTATCATCCGCTGAGACCTTTGAATATTTCCATCGCTGAGCATCCATAGCTGATTGGAAACGCATACAAAACTCGACAAGAGTAAGGTGCGGGTTCGTGAAATTCCCAAAGAAGCTATTTTCAGATTCTGACCTTGATGTTGTGCGCATAATCCTGCCAAGATATATGTCTCTAAAGTAGGCGGGAATCCAAGTTGCACGAATGTCAAACATTGACTTCAGCCATTCATGATCAGAAAGCTCATACGTGGAAAGAATCGCCTTCCATCTCAATTCAAATTCTTCTGTATCAATCTCTCCATCCCAAACTATAGAatttatttccttcaaaaagttAGTGTTTTGGCAAATTGATGGACCGACTTTGTCTGACAGctttttcattatatgccacatgcataaTCGATGTTGTGTTTTGTCACCAAACACATCTTTTACAGCTTGATTGATGCCTCGGCATTGGTCATTATTATTGTAGAAGGATAACAATCACCCATAGCCTTTACAAAGTTGTGAAACAACCACGTAAATAATTCTCCATCTTCCTTTCTTAACAAACCACCCGCAAAAGTGACACACCTTTTATGGTTGTCCACACCCGTGAAAGGgcaaaacaccattttatatTCATTGAAGTTATAAGTAGCATCAAAAGAGACGGCTTCACCAAAAAGGACATAGTTTTTAATTGAGATTGGATCTGCCCAAAACACCTTACTTAGTCTCTTCTGATCATCCACATCAAAGTCGAAATAAAATGATGGAGACATAGCCTTCTTTTGCATGAAAATCTCAAGTAACATCTCAGCATCATATTCCTTGATGTACTTCTTAACATcccttgaaatttttttgaaatcgtCTAAAGATGCCCCAACATTTTTGTACccttttacatattctttgaacATTCTAAATGAATCCACCGGACCATGATTAACTTTTGAATTATCCATGATTATTTTCTTGTGAAAGAGATTCAAATTTCTAGATGGTTTCAAATGAACCATTGTTGATGGTGTAACCATAGCATGTGTGTGAACCTCGACAAAATCATAAATTTCATATTCACCACTATCCATTCTCCTAAAACTAACCTTAGCTTCACATCCTGTTCTgcaatgtcctcctccttttaGTTCCCTTATTCCTACTTTTGCCTtctttattacacacacaacgtTTGTGTGTAATAATCCCTTTAACCAATTTTGTTGAATCTAACCTTGGAACAAACCCACAAACTTTGGCATATTTGTTGTAAAAATCAATGCCATCTTCCAAATTTGGAAATAACATGCCATTCATTAGTTTAACATGTTCTGGACAACTCGGGAATCCGAAAATTATATGTTCAGAACCAACTTCTGGGGTTTCTACAAGACAATCAACAAAAAGATTGTTATTAATGTGAAACCAATTTTCATTAGCTAGTACAATAATGAGCAAGATACAATTTTTTTACCTGGTGCATCAGTCAATGGAACTACACAAGCAATGTCATTGTCTGCACAGGAAATGCACATGAAGTTATGCATAGTGAGAGATACACATCACTAGCATATTAGATACACCAGTTCATGTATTAAGATACATCTTTTTTaaattccaaaataatgaatatgAAGGTGCATTTATTGTACTTGGTGCATAAGTCAAGGGAAGCGGTATATCAGTACTACCTGAAGCATGGACATTAATAGCAGGTAT is a genomic window containing:
- the LOC141632110 gene encoding protein FAR1-RELATED SEQUENCE 5-like; this encodes MDSGEYEIYDFVEVHTHAMVTPSTMVHLKPSRNLNLFHKKIIMDNSKVNHGPVDSFRMFKEYVKGYKNVGASLDDFKKISRDVKKYIKEYDAEMLLEIFMQKKAMSPSFYFDFDVDDQKRLSKVFWADPISIKNYVLFGEAVSFDATYNFNEYKMVFCPFTGVDNHKRCVTFAGGLLRKEDGELFTWLFHNFVKAMGDCYPSTIIMTNAEASIKL
- the LOC141632108 gene encoding protein FAR1-RELATED SEQUENCE 5-like → MKKLSDKVGPSICQNTNFLKEINSIVWDGEIDTEEFELRWKAILSTYELSDHEWLKSMFDIRATWIPAYFRDIYLGRIMRTTSRSESENSFFGNFTNPHLTLVEFCMRFQSAMDAQRWKYSKVSADDKNSSPKLSTPLLLEKKTAEFYTTTLFYEFQQELQAACFSCGLSPRTIEDYNDHISIIDRDKNKVYTVDLTGNKFSCSCKMFERIGILCKHVLWVLKDKGFDEIPREYLLDRWSKNATCHPIFNVVGTTLLADCMSTENHQSKVSELWSEVFTSVSFVEDNEELGDELLELLRSFNEKLMILVKRGKSKKQES